One segment of Anopheles stephensi strain Indian chromosome 3, UCI_ANSTEP_V1.0, whole genome shotgun sequence DNA contains the following:
- the LOC118514007 gene encoding myosin-2 essential light chain isoform X2 — MTNLTEDQLAEFQEAFNLFDNRGDGKIQQQQIGECLRALGQNPTESDVKKFTMQLKPDERVSFEVFLPIYQAISKQRTAETADDFIEGLRHFDKDASGFISSAELRHLLTTLGEKLGDDEVEQLLQNQEDSQGNVNYEEFVRMVMSG, encoded by the exons AATTCCAGGAGGCATTCAACCTGTTCGACAATCGTGGCGATGGCAagatccagcagcagcagatcggCGAATGTCTGCGAGCACTTGGCCAAAACCCGACCGAGTCGGACGTGAAGAAGTTCACGATGCAGCTGAAGCCGGACGAGCGCGTGTCGTTCGAAGTGTTCCTGCCCATCTATCAGGCCATCTCGAAGCAGCGCACGGCCGAAACGGCGGACGACTTTATCGAGGGTTTGCGTCACTTCGACAAGGACGCGAGCGGTTTCATTTCGTCTGCCGAGCTGCGCCATCTGCTGACGACGCTCGGCGAGAAGTTGGGTGATGATGAG GTGGAACAGCTGCTCCAAAACCAGGAGGATTCGCAAGGAAACGTCAACTACGAGGAGTTCGTCCGGATGGTCATGAGCGGCTAG
- the LOC118513995 gene encoding zinc finger protein 585A-like has protein sequence MSLQCRVCLEFTSNCTSLFVCSGGSTTTLAEVIQFCTDIKLADDDDLPSHICSSCSEDAKHAFTFVQKCRLSERALQAQKTRTKAVSEPTQHLVVEFITQPVPRSRLFQSNKDISPSPSSPPSPGDIYLAEYLDEEQEIQENNDHEEDVQEGGSLYLPVPNDQSESDSNNHHCLYYFCCHGDCSLTFHSKRELKGHIRLQHQQLLVSEQANVPDKRHSCSNCDHAFSSAKELATHELLLQLKKRLLNPASKGRPKTYPCLFNAPEKKCCDCYASFPSLESLLDHTVERHSIRQTIHDATRPVRCELCFKLFRCKASLRTHQNAPYKPRHYSCSTCDASFPTRSRLAAHEPVHSAVRKFVCGECGAGFKNEQNLSTHALLHGEKREVCSVCGLRFHRISNLRMHERVHTDAYYAACPHCAKKCKNQSQLKEHLKVHTQEKPLPCRHCAKRFMYASDRKRHEMTHTGAYPFVCGCSKKFNRSKLYQRHLAKCNDAGNA, from the exons atgagcTTGCAGTGTCGTGTTTGTTTGGAATTTACAAGCAATTGTACTTCTCTCTTCGTCTGTAGTGGTGGGAGTACAACTACACTCGCAGAAGTAATACAATTCTGTACTGATATAAAG ctAGCGGACGATGACGATTTACCGTCCCACATCTGTTCGAGTTGCTCCGAAGATGCTAAACATGCCTTCACGTTTGTACAGAAATGTCGACTGTCGGAACGAGCACTACAGGCACAAAAAACTCGTACAAAAGCTGT TTCGGAACCCACACAACATTTGGTGGTAGAATTCATAACCCAACCCGTCCCGAGGAGTCGGCTGTTCCAGTCGAACAAGGACatttcaccatcaccatcatcaccaccgtcGCCTGGTGATATTTACCTTGCCGAGTACCTTGATGAGGAGCAGGAAATCCAGGAAAATAATGACCACGAAGAGGACGTTCAGGAAGGCGGTAGCCTGTATTTGCCTGTGCCAAACGACCAGTCAGAAAGCGATTCGAACAACCACCACTGCTTGTACTACTTCTGTTGCCATGGCGACTGCTCGTTGACGTTCCACTCCAAACGTGAGCTGAAAGGGCACATCCGtttgcagcaccagcagctgctAGTTTCCGAACAGGCAAACGTGCCTGATAAACGGCACAGCTGCAGCAACTGCGACCACGCATTCTCTAGCGCGAAGGAACTTGCCACCCATGAATTGCTGTTACAGCTGAAAAAGCGTTTACTTAATCCAGCGAGCAAAGGACGGCCGAAGACGTATCCCTGTCTGTTTAACGCACCGGAGAAAAAATGCTGTGACTGTTACGCGTCCTTCCCTTCGCTAGAATCCCTACTCGACCACACCGTTGAGCGGCATTCGATAAGGCAAACGATACACGATGCTACCCGCCCGGTCCGGTGCGAACTGTGCTTTAAGCTGTTCCGTTGCAAAGCGAGCCTCCGCACGCACCAGAACGCTCCTTACAAACCGCGGCACTATAGCTGCAGCACGTGCGATGCCTCCTTCCCGACACGTTCCCGTCTGGCGGCTCACGAACCGGTGCACAGCGCAGTGCGGAAGTTCGTTTGTGGCGAATGTGGCGCAGGGTTTAAAAATGAGCAAAACCTCTCCACCCACGCGTTGCTGCACGGCGAGAAGCGAGAGGTGTGCAGCGTGTGTGGGTTACGGTTTCACCGGATATCCAACCTCCGGATGCACGAGCGTGTTCACACCGATGCTTACTATGCGGCGTGTCCACACTGTGCCAAGAAGTGTAAAAATCAATCCCAACTGAAGGAACATCTGAAGGTGCACACGCAGGAGAAACCGTTGCCGTGTCGGCACTGCGCGAAACGGTTCATGTATGCGAGCGACCGGAAGCGGCACGAGATGACCCACACCGGGGCGTACCCGTTTGTGTGTGGATGTTCGAAAAAGTTCAACCGCAGTAAGCTGTACCAGCGGCACTTGGCAAAGTGTAACGATGCTGGTAACGCATAA
- the LOC118514004 gene encoding STE20-related kinase adapter protein alpha, which yields MFDNNIINYVLKVELAKCFDNLGTVYLAQHRPTKKHVAVKKFLVEDLKNDIGFLMDEAKQLREFDHPNILSYHTIFVHYLELYFVLPLMCYGSCKDTMSNYFETGFPEPILVCILRDILHGLVYLHWKGYIHRSIRASHVFLNETRAVIGGFRVCTSFLGEGKRIRTLHDLPPHSVKSLNWLAPEVLAQNLTGYTEKSDVYSLAMTAYEMANGAEPYYKITATLILAEKLKGGVYLPMLLDATTVPNEDGPSSETASPLRQIYVSRQFSDALHNFAETCSERDPKNRPSASALLSHPVFKLVTHTNIKEQFAQHCIQKVDFDSIQDSDINLQDSFSQMCVEAGSSFEWDFDDS from the exons ATGTTCGACAATAACATCATCAATTACGTGCTGAAGGTGGAACTGGCAAAGTGTTTCGACAATCTCGGCACGGTGTATCTGGCCCAGCACCGGCCCACCAAGAAGCATGTGGCGGTGAAAAAGTTCCTCGTGGAAGATCTCAAGAACGACATCGGCTTCCTGATGGATGAGGCGAAGCAACTGCGCGAGTTCGACCATCCGAACATTCTCAGCTACCACACCATATTCGTGCACTATCTCGAGCTGTACTTTGTCCTGCCACTGATGTGTTACGGGTCCTGTAAGGACACGATGAGCAACTACTTTGAAACCGGCTTCCCCGAACCGATCCTCGTATGCATCCTGCGCGACATCCTGCACGGGCTCGTGTACCTGCACTGGAAAGGTTACATCCATCGTTCGATCCGAGCAAGCCATGTCTTCCTGAACGAAACGCGTGCTGTGATTGGGGGTTTCCGCGTCTGCACCAGCTTCCTTGGCGAGGGTAAGCGCATACGCACCCTGCACGATCTGCCACCGCATTCGGTAAAATCTTTGAACTGGCTTGCGCCGGAAGTGCTCGCACAGAACCTAACCGGCTACACGGAAAAGTCGGACGTGTACAGCTTGGCGATGACGGCCTACGAGATGGCGAACGGTGCCGAGCCGTACTACAAAATAACGGCCACACTCATACTGGCGGAAAAGTTGAAAGGAGGCGTCTATCTACCCATGCTGCTGGATGCAACGACCGTACCGAACGAGGATGGCCCCTCGAGCGAGACGGCCTCCCCGTTGCGGCAGATTTACGTCTCCCGACAGTTCTCCGACGCGTTGCACAACTTTGCTGAAACGTGTTCGGAACG AGATCCGAAGAACCGGCCCAGCGCGTCCGCCTTATTGTCACACCCCGTGTTCAAGCTGGTCACCCACACAAACATCAAGGAACAGTTTGCCCAGCACTGCATACAGAAGGTGGACTTTGACTCAATTCAAG ACTCGGACATCAATCTGCAGGACAGCTTTTCACAGATGTGCGTCGAGGCCGGAAGTTCCTTCGAGTGGGACTTTGACGATTCGTAA
- the LOC118514007 gene encoding myosin-2 essential light chain isoform X1: MYMYDPPKKNNFTSVEEFQEAFNLFDNRGDGKIQQQQIGECLRALGQNPTESDVKKFTMQLKPDERVSFEVFLPIYQAISKQRTAETADDFIEGLRHFDKDASGFISSAELRHLLTTLGEKLGDDEVEQLLQNQEDSQGNVNYEEFVRMVMSG; this comes from the exons ATGTACATGTACGATCCACCGAAGAAAAATAACTTCACATCCGTGGAAG AATTCCAGGAGGCATTCAACCTGTTCGACAATCGTGGCGATGGCAagatccagcagcagcagatcggCGAATGTCTGCGAGCACTTGGCCAAAACCCGACCGAGTCGGACGTGAAGAAGTTCACGATGCAGCTGAAGCCGGACGAGCGCGTGTCGTTCGAAGTGTTCCTGCCCATCTATCAGGCCATCTCGAAGCAGCGCACGGCCGAAACGGCGGACGACTTTATCGAGGGTTTGCGTCACTTCGACAAGGACGCGAGCGGTTTCATTTCGTCTGCCGAGCTGCGCCATCTGCTGACGACGCTCGGCGAGAAGTTGGGTGATGATGAG GTGGAACAGCTGCTCCAAAACCAGGAGGATTCGCAAGGAAACGTCAACTACGAGGAGTTCGTCCGGATGGTCATGAGCGGCTAG